A genomic segment from Candidatus Hydrogenedentota bacterium encodes:
- a CDS encoding HEAT repeat domain-containing protein produces MHRTPFVFLMAATCVSCIAAAQEDIGALVRSLSSGDALARHAAFENAAQFGPEAIIAVAPLLDNERPDVVYAATQALENIAGAATSAEETRKAASNALTVAALATQNRDPLLSLLAYVGDIEVLPALTNLLTKAPESFDAALRAIESIGRNAAQRGNAAGAETVCAALLSCLQRSEGRERIGIINAIGAAGSGCAVDALIAEVQVRGPSADAAAQALGYLGGIRAFDALWQQFERLGSDIALEACLRMIERQPDAKAAKLYARMLDRAQTQEKAAQEGGARHTAVSGDPRVLCPSLRGIGRTAASGKAVKVLLPFLRAARADVYGAARDALVAVRDETATRKMAATARKAEPDLKAALLEIVTIRDVAAATPLLEGGLRDGDHRVRATALRLLGQRADARYADAFLEAAQDSDPSVRTQGVRAWLNLAHAAGASGDTARARDMYHEALGFEAEDTERAAAVEGLTMIAAPETLTYLQPLVGNPALEGPVARCAFAIADKMAAADRAAAQGIFEAALRTTKDRELAKRAQAALAALGLPASLAAERGFVLRWRVIGPFPKTAFDAAFPPESEYQPDAAYTGADEQQVRWRDHVVNDPLGITDLDDFLQPTEQVIAYARAVVVVDAAQDILVKAGSDDGIVCWVNGEKVHENDAARAVSVDEDTKPAALAAGENVILLKIVQGGGDWGFCLRLTNRQGEPLLFRYE; encoded by the coding sequence ATGCACCGGACCCCGTTCGTATTCCTTATGGCGGCCACATGTGTTTCGTGTATAGCCGCGGCCCAGGAAGATATCGGCGCGCTTGTCCGGTCTCTCTCGAGCGGAGATGCGCTTGCCCGCCATGCTGCCTTTGAAAACGCCGCGCAATTCGGGCCGGAAGCGATCATCGCCGTGGCGCCGCTGCTCGACAATGAGCGGCCGGACGTCGTCTACGCGGCAACGCAAGCGCTCGAGAATATCGCCGGGGCCGCGACTTCCGCCGAAGAAACGCGCAAGGCCGCCTCTAACGCCCTCACCGTGGCGGCGCTTGCCACGCAGAATCGCGACCCGCTGCTTTCGCTCCTGGCCTATGTGGGCGATATAGAAGTCCTGCCTGCATTGACTAATCTCTTGACGAAGGCGCCGGAATCATTCGACGCCGCTTTGCGCGCCATTGAGAGCATCGGCCGCAACGCAGCGCAACGCGGCAACGCCGCCGGAGCGGAGACTGTATGCGCTGCGCTACTGTCCTGCCTGCAACGCAGCGAGGGACGGGAGCGGATTGGGATCATAAACGCAATCGGTGCGGCCGGAAGCGGCTGCGCCGTAGATGCGCTTATTGCCGAAGTGCAGGTCCGTGGCCCGTCCGCGGATGCCGCGGCGCAAGCGCTGGGCTATCTTGGAGGCATTCGGGCCTTCGATGCGCTCTGGCAACAGTTCGAACGCCTCGGGTCTGACATCGCGCTTGAAGCCTGCCTGCGCATGATCGAACGGCAACCCGACGCAAAAGCCGCGAAACTCTATGCGCGGATGCTGGACCGCGCGCAAACGCAGGAAAAAGCCGCGCAAGAGGGCGGCGCCCGCCACACAGCCGTTTCAGGCGACCCGCGCGTTCTGTGCCCTTCCTTGCGCGGCATCGGAAGGACCGCGGCGTCCGGCAAAGCCGTCAAGGTGCTGTTGCCCTTCCTGCGCGCTGCGCGCGCGGATGTCTATGGAGCGGCGCGGGACGCTCTGGTTGCCGTGCGCGACGAAACAGCCACGCGCAAGATGGCCGCGACCGCGCGAAAGGCCGAGCCCGACCTCAAGGCGGCCTTATTGGAAATCGTCACCATCCGCGACGTGGCCGCGGCGACGCCGTTGCTTGAAGGAGGGCTGCGCGACGGCGACCACCGTGTGCGCGCCACGGCGCTGCGCCTGTTAGGCCAACGCGCCGACGCTCGCTATGCGGACGCGTTTCTCGAGGCGGCGCAAGACAGCGACCCGAGCGTGCGCACGCAAGGCGTACGCGCCTGGCTGAACCTTGCCCACGCGGCCGGGGCCAGCGGCGATACTGCGCGGGCACGCGACATGTACCACGAGGCTCTGGGGTTCGAGGCGGAGGACACGGAGCGCGCGGCCGCCGTCGAGGGATTGACAATGATCGCCGCGCCCGAGACTTTGACCTATCTTCAGCCGCTTGTGGGGAATCCAGCCCTCGAAGGGCCGGTTGCGCGCTGCGCCTTCGCCATTGCGGACAAGATGGCCGCGGCGGACCGGGCCGCGGCGCAGGGGATCTTTGAGGCCGCGTTGCGCACCACGAAGGACCGCGAACTGGCAAAGCGCGCGCAGGCCGCGCTGGCTGCACTAGGCTTGCCGGCCAGTCTTGCCGCCGAACGTGGGTTCGTTCTACGCTGGCGGGTCATTGGCCCCTTCCCGAAGACCGCGTTTGACGCGGCGTTTCCGCCCGAATCTGAATACCAGCCCGACGCGGCGTATACAGGCGCAGACGAACAGCAGGTGCGCTGGCGGGACCATGTCGTAAACGACCCCTTGGGTATAACGGACCTCGATGACTTCCTGCAACCCACGGAGCAGGTCATCGCGTATGCCCGCGCCGTCGTCGTTGTCGATGCCGCACAGGATATTCTGGTCAAGGCCGGGTCGGACGACGGGATCGTGTGCTGGGTGAACGGCGAAAAGGTGCATGAAAACGATGCGGCCCGCGCAGTATCCGTGGACGAGGACACGAAACCCGCCGCACTTGCGGCGGGCGAGAATGTCATACTCCTGAAAATTGTGCAGGGTGGTGGTGACTGGGGTTTTTGCCTGCGGTTGACGAACCGGCAAGGCGAACCGCTTCTCTTCCGCTACGAATGA
- a CDS encoding PAS domain S-box protein: MAENRESNLTPEEIDEIQREVLQFAGVGLFRYTFDGTILFIDRGALAILELEDRYPNPADAVGKNVSELVTHVLPVGTIRNRMRQERRVRDLAYPFRTQRGNLKWAAHTSCLVRDPRSGEESIQVFLQDITERRRTEEALCRSEERFRRLVEHAGDIIYQTNAEGCFVYVNPVAIRTLGFPIEEILGRHYSEFVRPDARDEVREYVRAEQRAGRCSVYHEFPVLTKDGQEVWLGQNLEILKNEDLVTGFQAVCRDITRQKQAEHALRIALDRFEAVIEHTPLVAIQGFDRDGVVRHWNGASGDLYGYAARETVGKRLGDLLLSPEDARDFESIIAGIWRSGTATTPKEWPVRTRSGEVRWVYSSMFPVFDGTEVAEVFCMDVDITQRRRAEEALRASEEKYRELVESANSIILRRRPDGRITFFNEYAQQFFDYSEPEILGKHMVGTVVPGLDSNGRDLAAMIDDIGRNPERYSTNENENIRRNGERVWVAWTNKAIRDEHGNIKEILCIGNDVTAVKQAEQERRLLEAQMQHAQRLESLAALAGGVAHDFNNLLVGILGYAEMALLDLSADAPARECLRQIESSAKRAAELTHQLLTYAGRGRLARERVDLGKLLGEMAHLLQVSVPRKVRLHLEAGDRTPLIQGDGAQLRQLVLSLVVNAVDAMNDRAGSIYVQTGVRTYDREFLLRVRRETTLAPGQYVFLRVADTGCGMDAEMLERIFDPFFTTKFIGRGLGLAAVLGTVRGHRGGIHVESRPAEGTTFEVLFPICAAVAEPVIGAEEDRQAEWRGRGTVLVVDDEEPVLGVAKAFLERAGLVVITACDGGEGLEIFSARAAEIDAVLLDVSMPVRDGDELFALIRGIRPDIPVVFSSGHSEQVNVTSHGDGFVGFVRKPYHARDLLSEIRKALGQ; encoded by the coding sequence ATGGCCGAGAATCGCGAATCCAACCTTACCCCTGAGGAAATAGACGAAATCCAACGCGAAGTGCTCCAATTCGCGGGGGTCGGTCTTTTCCGCTACACCTTCGACGGCACGATTCTCTTCATCGACCGTGGTGCACTCGCAATCCTGGAACTCGAAGACCGTTATCCCAATCCCGCGGACGCCGTAGGCAAGAATGTGTCCGAATTGGTCACGCATGTCCTGCCCGTGGGCACGATCCGCAATCGGATGCGCCAGGAGCGCCGCGTTCGCGACCTTGCCTACCCCTTCCGGACCCAGCGCGGGAACCTGAAATGGGCGGCGCATACTTCCTGTCTGGTGCGCGACCCCAGGTCGGGCGAGGAATCGATTCAGGTATTCCTCCAAGACATTACGGAGCGAAGACGGACGGAAGAAGCGCTGTGCCGGAGCGAGGAGCGATTCCGGCGGCTGGTGGAGCACGCGGGCGATATTATCTATCAGACGAATGCCGAAGGGTGTTTTGTATATGTGAACCCAGTGGCGATCCGGACGCTGGGTTTCCCGATCGAGGAGATTCTGGGGCGGCACTACTCGGAGTTTGTCCGCCCCGATGCACGCGACGAAGTGCGGGAGTACGTGCGCGCGGAGCAGCGAGCGGGGCGTTGCAGCGTGTATCACGAATTTCCGGTGCTGACCAAAGACGGGCAGGAGGTCTGGCTGGGGCAGAACCTGGAGATTCTCAAGAATGAAGACCTGGTGACCGGGTTCCAGGCGGTCTGTCGCGACATCACGAGGCAGAAGCAAGCAGAGCATGCTCTGCGAATTGCGCTGGACCGCTTTGAGGCGGTAATCGAGCATACGCCGCTTGTGGCCATTCAGGGTTTCGACCGCGACGGGGTGGTGCGCCACTGGAACGGCGCAAGCGGCGACCTCTACGGATATGCAGCCCGCGAGACGGTCGGAAAGCGCCTGGGGGACCTCCTGTTGAGCCCGGAAGATGCCCGCGACTTTGAATCGATAATTGCCGGGATTTGGCGCTCGGGAACCGCGACGACGCCCAAGGAATGGCCCGTCCGAACCCGTTCCGGCGAAGTGCGCTGGGTCTACTCGAGCATGTTTCCGGTATTCGACGGCACCGAGGTGGCGGAAGTCTTCTGCATGGATGTGGATATTACCCAACGGCGCCGCGCCGAAGAAGCCCTGCGTGCCAGCGAAGAGAAATACCGCGAACTGGTGGAAAGCGCCAACAGCATTATCCTACGGCGGAGACCAGACGGGCGCATCACCTTCTTCAACGAGTATGCGCAGCAGTTCTTCGATTATTCCGAACCGGAGATCCTTGGCAAGCACATGGTAGGAACGGTAGTGCCGGGGCTGGACTCGAACGGCCGCGATCTTGCCGCGATGATCGATGATATTGGCCGCAATCCGGAGCGCTACTCAACGAATGAGAATGAAAACATACGCCGCAACGGCGAGCGGGTTTGGGTCGCTTGGACCAACAAGGCCATCCGGGACGAACACGGGAACATCAAGGAAATCCTCTGCATCGGCAATGATGTCACGGCAGTCAAGCAGGCAGAGCAGGAGCGGCGCCTCCTCGAGGCGCAGATGCAGCATGCGCAACGGCTCGAAAGTCTTGCGGCGCTTGCGGGCGGTGTCGCTCACGATTTCAACAACTTGCTTGTCGGCATCCTGGGGTACGCGGAAATGGCCTTGCTCGATTTGTCAGCGGACGCCCCGGCGCGCGAGTGCTTGCGTCAAATCGAAAGCTCGGCGAAGCGCGCCGCCGAACTGACCCATCAACTGTTGACCTACGCCGGGCGTGGCAGGCTTGCCAGGGAGCGGGTTGACCTTGGAAAACTCCTCGGCGAAATGGCGCACCTCCTTCAGGTCAGCGTGCCACGCAAGGTCCGGCTCCATCTCGAAGCCGGAGACAGGACGCCCCTAATCCAGGGCGACGGGGCGCAATTGCGCCAGCTTGTACTGAGCCTTGTCGTCAACGCTGTGGACGCTATGAACGACCGGGCGGGGTCCATTTATGTGCAGACGGGCGTACGCACGTACGACCGCGAATTTCTCCTGCGGGTTCGCAGGGAGACAACGCTTGCGCCCGGCCAGTATGTGTTTCTCCGTGTTGCGGACACCGGGTGCGGCATGGACGCGGAGATGCTGGAACGTATTTTCGACCCCTTCTTCACCACGAAATTCATTGGACGCGGGCTCGGTCTGGCGGCGGTCTTGGGCACGGTACGGGGGCATCGGGGCGGGATACACGTGGAGAGCCGGCCCGCGGAAGGAACCACGTTTGAAGTGCTGTTCCCCATCTGCGCGGCAGTGGCGGAACCCGTGATTGGCGCTGAAGAGGACCGTCAGGCGGAGTGGCGGGGCCGGGGCACCGTGCTCGTCGTCGATGACGAGGAACCCGTGCTTGGCGTGGCGAAGGCTTTTCTGGAACGCGCCGGACTGGTGGTGATCACGGCTTGCGATGGAGGCGAAGGCCTGGAGATTTTCAGCGCACGGGCGGCGGAGATTGACGCGGTCCTGCTCGACGTGTCCATGCCGGTCCGGGACGGCGACGAACTGTTCGCCCTCATCCGCGGCATACGCCCCGACATTCCCGTTGTGTTTTCAAGTGGCCACAGCGAACAGGTCAACGTGACCAGCCACGGCGACGGTTTTGTCGGCTTTGTGCGCAAGCCCTATCATGCACGGGACCTGCTGAGCGAGATTCGCAAGGCCCTTGGGCAATAG
- a CDS encoding anhydro-N-acetylmuramic acid kinase, giving the protein MNLEELRNKPARFVIGLMSGSSSDGLEAVLVRVKGTGPGQAMKLIAHRHFPYTPWFRTRLLAEHMDSKEICLLNFELGERFADAVVELLKVAETNDCTVDFVASHGHTVAHIPPSAEEPCGTLQIGETAVIAERTGLPVVSDFRPRDMAAGGQGAPLVTYADWVLFRKSENPVACLNIGGIANFTVVTPEFENVIAFDTGPGNMAIDGAVRLLTRGTKEFDKDGEAAAKGIVVDEFLEYLLSPRYFHKVPPKSTGREEFGAAVYLRDALAARREHSYEDLVATVTHAVAQSISDAFKRFIQPQHDISYMVVAGGGAKNKTLMKLLRKALRGVKVFTSDQYGIPMEAREAVAFAILGNETICGTPANVPRATGARRQVILGKITPP; this is encoded by the coding sequence ATGAACCTGGAAGAACTGCGCAACAAGCCTGCCCGGTTTGTGATCGGGCTCATGTCGGGAAGCTCGAGCGACGGGCTGGAGGCTGTGCTGGTGCGGGTCAAGGGTACGGGCCCGGGGCAGGCCATGAAACTAATCGCGCACAGGCATTTTCCCTATACGCCATGGTTTCGCACGCGTCTTCTCGCGGAGCACATGGATTCAAAAGAAATCTGTCTGCTCAATTTCGAACTGGGGGAGCGATTCGCGGACGCCGTAGTGGAATTGCTTAAGGTCGCGGAGACCAACGATTGCACCGTCGACTTCGTTGCCTCGCACGGACACACCGTCGCGCATATCCCGCCCTCCGCCGAGGAACCCTGCGGTACCTTGCAGATAGGCGAAACGGCGGTCATAGCCGAACGTACCGGGTTGCCGGTCGTCTCGGACTTCCGGCCGCGCGACATGGCCGCGGGAGGGCAGGGCGCGCCGCTGGTTACCTACGCCGACTGGGTGCTATTCCGGAAATCCGAGAATCCGGTGGCGTGTCTGAACATTGGCGGCATCGCGAATTTCACCGTGGTCACGCCTGAATTCGAGAACGTCATTGCCTTTGACACGGGGCCAGGCAATATGGCGATTGATGGCGCGGTTCGTTTGCTCACGCGTGGAACGAAAGAATTCGACAAGGACGGAGAGGCGGCAGCCAAGGGTATCGTGGTCGACGAATTCCTCGAATACCTGCTCAGTCCGCGCTATTTTCACAAGGTGCCGCCCAAAAGCACGGGCCGAGAGGAGTTCGGCGCGGCGGTGTACCTGCGGGACGCGCTCGCCGCGCGGCGGGAGCACTCTTATGAGGACCTGGTAGCCACCGTGACGCACGCCGTCGCACAGAGCATCAGCGACGCGTTCAAGCGGTTCATTCAGCCGCAGCACGACATTTCATACATGGTCGTGGCCGGTGGCGGCGCGAAAAACAAGACGCTCATGAAGCTGTTGCGCAAGGCGTTGCGCGGGGTTAAGGTCTTCACCAGCGACCAGTACGGCATCCCGATGGAGGCGCGGGAAGCCGTCGCCTTCGCCATCCTCGGCAACGAGACCATCTGTGGCACGCCCGCGAACGTGCCGCGCGCCACCGGCGCCCGCAGACAGGTCATCCTCGGCAAAATTACGCCGCCATGA
- the cysC gene encoding adenylyl-sulfate kinase produces MADVIKATNITWHDHTVTLEEREARYGHKPAVIWFTGLSASGKSTIAQSVQSELFDRACMTFVLDGDNVRHGLNKDLGFSPEDREENIRRIGEVAKLFADAGLIAMTAFISPYRADRDKARAIAGDRFIEVYVKADVSVCEERDPKGLYKKARAGVIPEFTGISAPYEEPLNAELVLDTGSESLAECTARVLNYLIERGILKAGS; encoded by the coding sequence ATGGCAGATGTGATCAAGGCGACCAATATTACGTGGCATGACCACACGGTAACGCTGGAAGAACGCGAGGCGCGCTACGGCCACAAGCCGGCCGTGATCTGGTTTACCGGTCTTTCCGCATCGGGGAAATCGACGATTGCCCAGTCCGTTCAATCGGAACTGTTCGACCGTGCGTGTATGACCTTTGTCCTCGACGGCGACAATGTCCGTCATGGGCTTAACAAAGACCTTGGCTTCTCGCCGGAGGACCGGGAAGAGAACATCCGCCGTATTGGCGAAGTGGCCAAGTTGTTTGCGGATGCGGGCCTGATCGCCATGACGGCGTTCATTTCTCCGTACCGGGCCGACCGTGACAAGGCACGGGCCATCGCCGGAGACCGGTTTATCGAAGTATACGTAAAGGCTGACGTGAGCGTGTGCGAGGAGCGCGACCCGAAAGGCCTGTACAAGAAGGCCCGCGCTGGCGTTATCCCCGAGTTCACGGGGATATCGGCGCCATATGAAGAGCCGCTGAATGCGGAACTCGTGCTCGACACGGGCTCGGAGTCGCTGGCGGAATGCACGGCGCGCGTGCTCAACTACCTGATCGAACGGGGTATCCTGAAGGCGGGTTCGTGA
- a CDS encoding NADH-quinone oxidoreductase subunit A: MYEEFAAVVVFLLLGVVVVVATLLLGWFIRIQRPNTTKNAIYECGEPTIGSAWIRYNSRFYTVALVYLLFDVEVVVLVPAALVLKEMAAAGAGWVPLGALLLFMLLLVLGLAYEWRYGNLDWIGEQVYKTVRKETGHPERGEHVA, encoded by the coding sequence ATGTATGAAGAGTTCGCTGCGGTTGTCGTGTTCTTACTACTGGGCGTTGTCGTCGTTGTGGCCACGCTGCTGCTGGGATGGTTTATCCGCATCCAGCGTCCAAACACAACGAAGAACGCCATATATGAATGCGGCGAGCCGACCATCGGCTCGGCCTGGATACGTTACAACAGCCGGTTCTACACCGTTGCGCTGGTTTACTTGCTGTTCGACGTGGAGGTCGTGGTGCTGGTTCCCGCGGCACTGGTGTTGAAAGAAATGGCCGCGGCGGGCGCAGGCTGGGTCCCCCTGGGTGCGCTGCTCCTGTTCATGCTCTTGCTGGTGCTTGGTCTGGCTTACGAGTGGCGCTACGGCAATCTGGATTGGATTGGGGAGCAGGTATACAAGACGGTACGCAAAGAAACGGGGCATCCGGAGCGTGGAGAGCATGTTGCCTGA
- a CDS encoding NADH-quinone oxidoreductase subunit B — MLPEAPHDTPQTAEQLLTTYLREPRDLTRYLHYVKVCREEGLPLAVIPLDAAVNWSRASSLWPLTFGLACCAIEMMATGASKYDLDRFGAGAFRPTPRQADLMIVAGTVTHKMAPRVKRLYDQMPEPKYVMAMGACTIGGGPYSVYGYHVVKGIDRFLPVDVYVPGCPPRPEALIDALLWLQAKISRAHPIRERYQGS, encoded by the coding sequence ATGTTGCCTGAAGCGCCTCACGATACGCCGCAGACAGCCGAACAGCTGCTGACCACGTATTTGCGTGAGCCGCGTGATTTGACGCGTTACCTGCACTACGTGAAGGTGTGCCGGGAAGAGGGCTTGCCTCTCGCGGTCATTCCGCTGGATGCCGCGGTGAACTGGTCCCGGGCGAGTTCGTTATGGCCGCTGACGTTCGGGCTCGCATGCTGCGCCATTGAAATGATGGCCACCGGCGCGTCGAAATACGATTTGGACCGCTTTGGCGCGGGCGCGTTCCGGCCCACGCCCCGGCAGGCGGACCTGATGATTGTTGCGGGCACGGTAACGCACAAAATGGCTCCGCGCGTGAAGCGGCTGTATGACCAGATGCCCGAGCCGAAATACGTGATGGCAATGGGCGCATGCACGATTGGCGGTGGACCCTACTCGGTATACGGCTATCACGTAGTAAAAGGGATCGACCGCTTCCTGCCGGTGGATGTATACGTGCCGGGTTGCCCACCGCGCCCGGAGGCGCTCATAGACGCGCTCCTGTGGCTGCAAGCCAAGATTAGCCGGGCACACCCGATTCGAGAACGTTATCAAGGATCATGA
- a CDS encoding NADH-quinone oxidoreductase subunit C, which translates to MTTEEIHAQLKARFGDAVAEWRAVEHGDSYIQAAPAAWHDIAGFLRDEDGLRFDFLRLISGVDRGERFSSVYHLYSYEHGHAVTLRIDVERADPRIPSVADLWPAAEWHEREAYDMMGIVYEGHENLRRILLPDDWEGFPLRKDYVPPKSYHGLTNE; encoded by the coding sequence ATGACCACAGAAGAGATCCATGCGCAATTAAAAGCGCGATTCGGCGACGCAGTGGCCGAATGGCGCGCCGTCGAGCATGGCGACTCGTATATTCAGGCGGCGCCAGCGGCCTGGCATGATATTGCCGGCTTCCTGCGTGACGAGGACGGTCTCCGGTTCGACTTTCTGAGGTTGATTTCGGGAGTGGACCGCGGCGAACGGTTCTCCTCCGTGTATCACCTGTATTCCTACGAGCATGGCCACGCGGTTACCTTGCGCATCGACGTGGAGCGCGCCGACCCGCGCATCCCAAGTGTCGCGGACCTCTGGCCCGCCGCCGAATGGCACGAGCGGGAAGCGTACGACATGATGGGCATCGTGTACGAGGGCCACGAAAACCTGCGGCGGATTTTGCTGCCGGACGACTGGGAAGGCTTCCCGCTGCGCAAGGACTACGTGCCGCCGAAGAGTTACCACGGCTTAACCAATGAGTAG
- a CDS encoding NADH-quinone oxidoreductase subunit D codes for MADKRTIAASRENALRTEELLINMGPQHPSTHGVLRLVVRTDGEMVRETWPQIGFLHRCFEKVAESIKYPQIIPYTERMDYLAAMNNALAYCLAVEKLGRIEVPERAVYIRVVMAELNRIASHLIAFGTYALDLGAFTPFLYAFREREMILSIFEKVSGGRLLYHYSRIGGVARDITPDLAEDIRAFLAQMRKAWPEYNTLLSENQIFVKRTANVGAISREQAIAWGLTGPCLRGSGVRYDLRKQHPYSLYERFAFDVPVGEGAKGTVGDCWDRYWVRMREIMESCNIVEQALDGLPEGEVMAKLPRTIDLPEGEVYVPCENPRGELGFYIVSGGGSKALRIKARGPSFCNLSITHEICREVLLADVVAIVGSIDIVLGEVDR; via the coding sequence ATGGCAGACAAACGCACCATAGCCGCCTCGCGCGAGAATGCGCTGCGGACCGAGGAACTGCTGATCAACATGGGTCCGCAGCATCCCTCGACCCATGGCGTGCTGCGTCTTGTCGTGCGCACGGACGGCGAGATGGTCCGCGAGACGTGGCCGCAGATCGGGTTCTTGCACCGCTGTTTCGAGAAGGTCGCCGAATCGATCAAGTACCCGCAGATCATCCCCTATACGGAGCGGATGGACTACTTGGCGGCGATGAACAATGCTCTGGCCTATTGCCTGGCTGTCGAGAAACTCGGCCGCATCGAAGTGCCGGAGCGCGCGGTCTACATCCGCGTTGTCATGGCCGAACTGAACCGCATCGCATCGCACTTGATAGCTTTCGGCACTTACGCGCTCGACCTCGGGGCGTTCACGCCGTTCCTTTATGCGTTCCGTGAACGCGAGATGATCTTGTCGATTTTCGAAAAGGTCAGTGGCGGCCGGCTCCTCTACCACTATTCGCGTATTGGCGGCGTCGCGCGCGATATCACCCCGGACCTGGCCGAGGACATCCGCGCGTTCCTCGCGCAGATGCGCAAGGCCTGGCCCGAATACAACACCCTGCTGTCCGAGAATCAGATTTTCGTCAAGCGCACCGCGAACGTGGGCGCGATTTCACGCGAACAAGCCATAGCCTGGGGGCTGACCGGACCGTGCCTGCGCGGCAGCGGCGTCCGGTATGACCTGCGCAAGCAGCATCCCTATTCTCTCTACGAGCGCTTTGCCTTTGACGTGCCCGTCGGCGAAGGCGCCAAGGGCACGGTCGGTGACTGCTGGGATCGGTACTGGGTACGGATGCGCGAGATAATGGAAAGCTGCAACATAGTGGAGCAGGCGCTCGACGGTTTGCCCGAGGGCGAGGTCATGGCGAAGCTGCCGCGCACCATCGACCTGCCGGAAGGCGAGGTTTACGTGCCGTGCGAAAACCCGCGCGGCGAACTGGGCTTCTATATCGTTTCCGGCGGCGGTTCAAAGGCGTTGCGCATCAAAGCGCGCGGGCCGTCGTTCTGCAACTTGAGCATTACCCACGAAATCTGCCGGGAAGTGCTTCTGGCGGACGTCGTAGCCATCGTCGGTTCGATCGACATCGTCTTGGGCGAGGTGGACCGATGA
- a CDS encoding NADH-quinone oxidoreductase subunit H, whose protein sequence is MDEFVRSFESGAMRTLWPALEHMPAWVPFAVVYTLGGLFFAAWMGLMALVWTYGERRIAGFIQVRFGPDRVGPVGILQPLTDGIKLLAKEDIIPRAAHRLLFEAAPLLVFLGVMIPYAVLPFSERFVLSNMDVALYYVLAFEAIEVIGVLMAGWASGSKWSLYGGVRLVAQMLSYEIPVGLCVLVVVLLAGSLNLGEIVQWQTHDAFGLEHPWILGWTVFRSPAAFIAFIVFYVAGLASTKRAPFDLPEAESELVAGYHTEYSGIRFSFFFMSEYAAMYVMSALTAILFLGGWHGPIPRPDVPEGLTFLSLWSQAMSGGISGVDSFLDKVFLFVASGFGALFSGQGLRIAASETIGVVNMVGKAFLLYFVMIWVRWTLPRIRIDQVMYLCLKVFLPVSLLCVLWAMIQVVVFS, encoded by the coding sequence ATGGACGAGTTTGTACGGTCATTCGAGAGCGGCGCGATGCGCACCCTGTGGCCAGCGCTCGAGCACATGCCGGCGTGGGTGCCTTTTGCAGTCGTCTACACGCTCGGCGGTCTGTTCTTCGCCGCGTGGATGGGCCTTATGGCGCTCGTCTGGACGTACGGGGAGCGCCGCATCGCCGGATTTATCCAAGTCCGGTTCGGCCCGGACCGCGTTGGCCCCGTCGGTATCCTGCAGCCCTTGACGGACGGCATCAAGCTCCTCGCAAAAGAGGATATCATCCCGCGCGCCGCGCACCGGTTACTGTTCGAGGCCGCGCCGCTGCTCGTGTTTCTTGGCGTCATGATCCCCTATGCCGTACTGCCCTTCAGCGAGCGGTTCGTGTTGTCCAACATGGACGTGGCGTTGTATTACGTGCTGGCGTTTGAGGCTATCGAAGTCATCGGCGTACTGATGGCGGGTTGGGCCTCAGGCAGCAAATGGTCGCTGTACGGCGGCGTGCGCCTTGTGGCCCAGATGTTGTCCTACGAAATCCCCGTGGGGCTGTGTGTGCTTGTCGTGGTGCTGCTTGCGGGGTCGCTGAATCTGGGCGAAATCGTGCAATGGCAAACGCACGACGCGTTCGGCCTGGAGCATCCCTGGATACTTGGCTGGACGGTATTCCGCTCGCCCGCGGCCTTCATCGCGTTCATAGTGTTTTATGTTGCCGGGCTCGCGTCGACGAAACGCGCCCCCTTCGACCTGCCCGAGGCGGAAAGCGAGCTTGTCGCCGGATATCACACCGAGTACTCCGGCATTCGCTTCTCCTTCTTCTTCATGTCGGAGTATGCGGCCATGTACGTCATGTCCGCGCTGACGGCGATACTGTTCCTGGGCGGGTGGCATGGCCCGATCCCGCGCCCGGACGTGCCCGAGGGTCTGACATTCCTGTCGCTGTGGAGCCAGGCAATGAGCGGGGGGATCTCCGGCGTGGACTCCTTCCTTGACAAAGTCTTTCTCTTCGTCGCAAGCGGGTTTGGGGCGCTTTTCAGTGGCCAGGGGCTGCGTATCGCGGCATCGGAGACAATTGGCGTCGTCAACATGGTTGGCAAGGCGTTTCTCCTTTATTTCGTCATGATCTGGGTGCGCTGGACGCTGCCGCGCATCCGTATCGACCAGGTCATGTATCTGTGTCTCAAGGTTTTTCTGCCCGTCAGCCTCCTATGCGTGCTGTGGGCCATGATCCAAGTGGTGGTATTCTCATGA